The following proteins come from a genomic window of Scomber japonicus isolate fScoJap1 chromosome 4, fScoJap1.pri, whole genome shotgun sequence:
- the LOC128357625 gene encoding transcription factor-like 5 protein, giving the protein MSSFSSACKTIHVSTSPSSREHPCDSVGVILSQGGCLTYDQGQIMGPELSLMEMTEVEYTHLQHLIQAQMEAQAAPPDGPDVRSHPAAMTAKDTVVMSPFPTTQAIDLSTSTEEHCLVMPGESTPASYGEVPGFVLARIRGENGPTESPTNSSTPSQKRSRSAARVCLEKRFNTMCADTPRQQDIQSAVLSNFLTMFQQSAEAQEAVIHPQMQKWMKTDRANPFEVTSPYVGGVYNPVTMCGQVIGHIPHMVESNKHQGLIIPKSFAFNFCPERVVTKPHFTSSSNTTGEQQLVHTESDLQIPVASRKHGIAHSAGDSEGGSRKTARSCISLSQRRERHNSKERERRKRIRLCCDELNMLVPFCDSDTDKVTTLQWTTTFLRYINKTYGDTFKEEFQSAFTDKKGLFLKSNPSSGQDPFQREMDETLSIPLAVEQ; this is encoded by the exons ATGTCATCCTTTTCCTCAGCTTGTAAAACCATCCACGTATCAACTTCACCCTCCTCCAGAGAACACCCCTGTGACTCTGTTGGAGTGATTTTGAGCCAAGGTGGATGTTTGACATACGATCAGGGACAGATAATGGGACCTGAGCTCAGCCTGATGGAGATGACAGAGGTTGAATATACACACCTTCAGCACCTCATTCAAGCCCAGATGGAGGCGCAAGCTGCTCCTCCAGATGGTCCAGATGTCAGATCTCATCCCGCTGCAATGACGGCTAAAGATACCGTAGTGATGTCTCCCTTTCCAACCACTCAAGCTATTGACCTCTCGACTTCGACTGAGGAACACTGTCTGGTGATGCCAGGAGAAAGTACACCAGCGTCTTATGGAGAGGTCCCAGGTTTTGTGCTGGCCAGAATCAGAGGGGAAAACGGTCCAACTGAGTCACCCACTAACAGTAGCACACCTTCGCAGAAGCGATCCAGATCCGCTGCTAGAGTTTGCTTGGAGAAAAGGTTCAACACCATGTGTGCTGACACACCAAGACAGCAAGACATTCAGTCAGCAGTTCTTAGCAA TTTTCTGACGATGTTTCAGCAGTCAGCAGAGGCTCAGGAGGCAGTCATACATCCTCAAATGCAGAAGTGGATGAAAACTGACCGAGCAAATCCTTTTGAGGTTACCAGTCCATATGTCGGGGGTGTATATAACCCAGTCACAATGTGTGGCCAA GTGATTGGCCATATTCCTCACATGGTTGAATCAAACAAGCATCAGGGTTTAATCATCCCCAAGAGTTTTGCATTTAACTTTTGCCCAGAGAGGGTTGTTACAAAACCTCATtttaccagcagcagcaacacaacaGGAGAGCAGCAGTTGGTGCACACAGAAA gTGATTTGCAGATACCTGTTGCCTCCAGGAAGCACGGTATCGCCC ACTCAGCTGGAGATTCGGAGGGTGGCAGCAGGAAAACAGCGCGATCTTGTATCTCACTCAGCCAGCGCAGGGAGAGACACAACAGCAAGGAGAGAGAACGCAG gaagaggATTCGTTTGTGCTGTGACGAGCTGAACATGCTGGTGCCATTCTGTGATTCGGACACAGACAAAGTCACCACCTTGCAATGGACCACCACCTTCCTGAGATACATCAACAAAACATATGGAGACACTTTCAAAGAG GAGTTTCAGAGTGCGTTCACCGATAAGAAAGGACTATTTCTTAAATCCAACCCCTCTTCAGGCCAGGACCCATTCCAGCGGGAGATGGACGAGACACTGAGCATTCCTCTTGCAGTAGAACAGTGA